The following are from one region of the Aquirufa lenticrescens genome:
- a CDS encoding FKBP-type peptidyl-prolyl cis-trans isomerase gives MKIKLLAILTCLVSLSTLAQTKSKPKPTTKPKLTISLTKVPVKEFANQVDSVSYAVGVLVAQNFKSQKVTLNPAMVAKGFEAATQGGALKMTEQECQNVVSSYMMKNQEALALEKSKEFLPNKEAGEKFLAENKKKDSIVVTASGLQYKIIKLGTGPKPVATDKVKTHYHGTLIDGTVFDSSVQRGEPISFPVTGVIPGWVEALQLMPVGSKFKLFVPEYLAYGVRGGGQTIKPYSALVFEVELLEIEK, from the coding sequence ATGAAAATTAAATTACTTGCCATTCTTACTTGTCTTGTGTCTTTGTCTACTTTGGCACAAACTAAATCCAAACCTAAGCCTACCACAAAACCGAAATTAACTATTTCACTGACAAAAGTGCCTGTGAAAGAATTTGCGAATCAAGTGGATTCAGTTTCTTATGCCGTGGGTGTATTAGTTGCACAGAATTTCAAGTCTCAAAAGGTGACTTTGAATCCTGCGATGGTGGCCAAAGGTTTTGAGGCGGCTACCCAAGGTGGCGCTTTGAAAATGACAGAACAAGAATGCCAAAACGTTGTTTCTTCTTATATGATGAAGAATCAAGAAGCACTTGCTTTGGAAAAATCGAAAGAATTTTTGCCAAATAAAGAGGCTGGGGAGAAGTTTTTAGCAGAGAATAAAAAGAAAGATTCTATTGTGGTAACTGCTTCTGGCTTACAATACAAAATTATCAAATTAGGTACAGGCCCTAAGCCAGTAGCGACAGATAAAGTAAAGACTCATTACCACGGTACTTTAATTGATGGTACGGTATTTGACTCTTCTGTTCAACGTGGCGAACCTATTTCATTTCCGGTGACTGGAGTAATTCCTGGCTGGGTTGAAGCCTTACAATTGATGCCAGTAGGGTCTAAATTCAAATTGTTTGTACCTGAATATTTAGCTTACGGTGTTCGTGGTGGTGGTCAAACGATCAAGCCCTATTCTGCTCTAGTTTTTGAAGTGGAATTATTAGAGATTGAAAAATAA